Proteins encoded within one genomic window of Arachis ipaensis cultivar K30076 chromosome B08, Araip1.1, whole genome shotgun sequence:
- the LOC110265383 gene encoding uncharacterized protein LOC110265383, whose amino-acid sequence MASEGVSSSSRRGPVPTANDRKECVSPKCFCGENAILFMSRTTRNPKRLFLGCPFYKVRQPWCKYFLWLDEHIAGLGVGVTRYLGHEQILHGEEHHWNKDMEKRIRLLEKRIEGLEVKKNPIGWSICVMFVLLIFTLFSYKK is encoded by the exons ATGGCATCCGAAGGTGTGTCCTCAAGCTCGAGAAGAGGCCCAGTTCCGACCGCCAATGATAGAAAAGAGTGCGTGTCACCAAAGTGCTTCTGTGGAGAAAACGCAATCTTGTTCATGTCGAGGACGACCAGAAATCCGAAGAGATTGTTTCTGGGATGTCCCTTTTATAAG GTTAGACAACCATGGTGCAAGTATTTTCTGTGGCTGGACGAGCACATAGCTGGTCTTGGTGTTGGTGTTACAAGGTACCTGGGGCATGAGCAAATTTTGCATGGTGAAGAGCATCACTGGAACAAAGATATGGAAAAGAGGATAAGGTTGCTGGAGAAGAGGATAGAAGGGTTAGAGGTTAAGAAAAATCCAATTGGGTGGAGCATATGTGTGATGTTTGTATTGCTAATATTTACATTATTTAGTTATAAGAAATGA
- the LOC107611699 gene encoding extensin-like, whose product MKRRDRAEDYVHPWLCMESLKRTYSHCIKPVLSAEFWPRTEYSQPEPPIIKRPIGRPKVHNRQKDPAEPLMQGGKLKKSFSVACSKCGEKGYNYKTCKGAPSNPNWKPKTKKPKKKEGGSSQQLVVLPLSQSAPTAGDSSTAPNPANVAPAPSRFTRSTLVIPTPGATVTPFRPPAPTTTPPSKVPGKVPSMVNNTSRPKPSKFIPKQKIFRPPAPLIQG is encoded by the exons ATGAAAAGGCGTGACAGGGCAGAAGATTACGTGCACCCCTGGTTGTGTATGGAATCACTTAAGAGGACTTATTCACATTGCATCAAACCAGTCCTCAGCGCAGAATTCTGGCCCCGAACTGAATACTCACAACCAGAACCCCCCATCATCAAGAGACCTATTGGCCGGCCAAAAGTTCACAACAGACAGAAAGATCCTGCTGAGCCATTGATGCAAGGAGGAAAATTGAAGAAGTCATTCTCCGTGGCTTGCAGTAAGTGTGGTGAAAAGGGCTACAACTACAAAACCTGCAAAGGAGCTCCATCAAACCCCAATTGGAAGCCGAAAACAAAGAAGcctaagaagaaagaaggaggcaGCTCTCAACAACTGGTTGTGCTTCCTTTGTCACAGTCAGCTCCAACTGCAGGG GATTCTTCAA CTGCACCAAACCCTGCAAATGTTGCACCAGCTCCATCCAGGTTTACTAGATCCACACTTGTGATACCAACCCCGGGAGCAACAGTCACTCCATTCAGGCCACCCGCCCCGACAACAACCCCTCCAAGTAAAGTTCCAGGCAAGGTTCCATCGATGGTTAACAACACTTCTCGCCCTAAACCTTCAAAATTCATACCAAAGCAGAAGATCTTCAGGCCACCGGCACCACTGATTCAAGGATAA